A single region of the Drosophila takahashii strain IR98-3 E-12201 chromosome 2R, DtakHiC1v2, whole genome shotgun sequence genome encodes:
- the LOC138912534 gene encoding uncharacterized protein, which produces MSGARKNKKRNQSISREETIQLIEEVKSRPEIWDLTNKNHSNNNAVRSAWAAVSAATNKEVNEVKSTWLSLRDSLRYHTKKKATQILKSGSAGGSKNINLVESEKTGPEIDWEMAEHMSFLQGLSHKRKTFASVHAPSTSEKRGCDSPEEDTEEASYDYRPKKKKNSDPIGTEIGELLKSAKDLISVVQTKQDNKTTGSLKNVEMFSFWDKMMEDFSEEALQQVQVKVTAAIAEIGKKDRAAKNKKNNKN; this is translated from the exons atgtcgggagcaagaaaaaacaaaaagaggaATCAAAGCATCAGCCGCGAGGAAACCATTCAACTGATAGAAGAAGTAAAATCACGCCCGGAGATATGGGACTTAACCAACAAGAACCATAGCAATAATAATGCTGTTAGAAGTGCTTGGGCAGCCGTTAGTGCTGCCACCAACAAAGAAG TCAACGAGGTCAAGTCAACCTGGCTTTCACTTCGTGATAGCCTTCGCTATCACACGAAGAAGAAAGCAACACAGATTCTAAAAAGTGGTAGCGCTGGTGGCTCAAAGAATATAAACCTAGTCGAATCCGAAAAGACGGGCCCCGAGATAGACTGGGAGATGGCAGAGCATATGTCATTTCTGCAGGGGCTGTCTCACAAAAGAAA gaCATTTGCTTCTGTGCACGCCCCATCCACTTCAGAAAAACGTGGTTGTGATAGCCCGGAAGAGGACACTGAGGAGGCTTCGTATGATTAT AgaccaaagaagaagaaaaacagtGACCCAATAGGAACCGAAATTGGAGAACTGCTCAAGTCAGCGAAGGACCTCATATCGGTGGTTCAGACCAAGCAAGACAACAAGACAACTGGATCCCTGAAAAATGtcgaaatgttttctttttgggacAAGATGATGGAGGACTTTTCCGAGGAGGCCCTACAACAAGTGCAGGTGAAGGTGACGGCAGCAATAGctgaaattggaaaaaaagatcgtgctgccaaaaataaaaaaaataataaaaattaa